A window from Triticum aestivum cultivar Chinese Spring chromosome 6D, IWGSC CS RefSeq v2.1, whole genome shotgun sequence encodes these proteins:
- the LOC123145104 gene encoding brassinosteroid-responsive RING protein 1, translated as MGFPVGYSELLLPRLLLQALLLLGHLHRFLLWAFHAVGLGDLIDLGGSAPTATAEEAQWHAHRGPAPSPSLQHRRPDFRALPPMAAVEEALPVLRFDELVASSPSVCGDGDCAVCLCSIGGGDEVRRLPNCRHVFHRGCIDRWMGHGQRTCPLCRAPLMPGDALWADLPDASDYDMSYPSPLPLPATPTLLRPHELLLNGLGGFQ; from the coding sequence ATGGGCTTCCCCGTGGGGTACTCGGAGCTGCTGCTCCCCCGGCTGCTCCtgcaggcgctcctcctcctcggccacctCCACCGCTTCCTCCTCTGGGCCTTCCATGCCGTCGGCCTGGGCGACCTCATCGACCTCGGCGGCAGCGCGCCCACCGCCACGGCGGAGGAGGCGCAGTGGCACGCGCACCGCGGGCCGGCGCCCTCGCCCTCGCTGCAGCACCGGCGGCCCGACTTCCGCGCGCTGCCGCCGATGGCCGCCGTCGAGGAGGCGCTCCCCGTGCTGCGGTTCGACGAGCTGGTGGCGTCCTCGCCGTCCGTGTGCGGGGACGGCGACTGCGCCGTCTGCCTCTGCAGcatcggcggcggcgacgaggtgcGGCGGCTGCCCAACTGCCGCCACGTCTTCCACCGCGGCTGCATCGACCGCTGGATGGGGCACGGGCAGCGCACCTGCCCGCTCTGCCGCGCCCCGCTCATGCCCGGCGACGCGCTCTGGGCCGACCTCCCGGACGCCTCCGACTACGACATGTCCTACCCGTCCCCGCTGCCGCTGCCGGCCACCCCGACCCTGCTGCGCCCGCACGAGCTGCTGCTCAACGGCCTCGGTGGCTTCCAGTGA